In Streptomyces liangshanensis, the DNA window CGCGCCGCCCGCCGCCACCAGATGCAGCCGGGCCAGCACCCGTACCGGTGACTGGTCCCAGATGGAGAGGAGTTGGCCGGCCTCGGCGGTCAGGCGCAGGGCGGCGCCGACCGTGCGGGCCTCGTCGTCGGCGCCGAAGTCGCTGCGCCTGCGCACCTCTTCCAGCGCCCAGTCGGCGCCGGACAGCGCGGCGGAACCACGCGCGGCGCGCAGGGCCGCCTCCGAGGTGACCTCGTTGCTGCGGCGGCGCATGACCCGGTGGCCGTAGACGCGGTCGACCGCCCTGCGCACGGAATCCACCGCGTCGGGGACACCCGGCAGGGAGGCCAGCGCGAGCAGGGGTTCCTCCGGCCGCGGAGCGGAAGAGGCGTCAGAGGCAGTCGTACTCATAAGTAGCAAGGCTACGCGCCCGGAACGGGGGCCCTACCTTGGAGTGGACTTCTTCACTGAATGTGATCGGCGAACACAGAGAGCCGCTAACCTATGTGAACATGAAGATCGCTTTCGTGGGTAAGGGCGGCAGCGGCAAGACCACGCTGTCCTCGCTCTTCATCCGCCACCTGACCGCCAATGAGGCTCCCGTCGTCGCGGTGGACGCCGACATCAACCAGCACCTGGGGGCCGCGCTCGGCCTCACGGACGAGGAGGCGGCCGCGCTGCCCGCGCTCGGCGCGCACCTTCCGCTGATCAAGGACTATCTGCGCGGCAGCAATCCGCGGATCGCGTCCGCCGAGGCAATGATCAAGACGACTCCGCCGGGCGAGGGGTCGCGGTTGCTCCGGGTGAACGAGGACAACCCGGTGTACGACGCGTGCGCGCGGCCCGTCCGGCTGGACGACGGGGAGATCCGGCTGATGGCGACCGGGCCCTTCACGGAGTCGGACCTCGGGGTGGCCTGCTACCACTCCAAGGTCGGCGCGGTCGAGCTGTGCCTGAACCACCTGGTCGACGGGCCGGACGAGTACGTCGTCGTCGACATGACGGCCGGTTCCGACTCGTTCGCGTCGGGGATGTTCACGCGGTTCGACATGACGTTCCTGGTGGCCGAGCCGACCCGCAAGGGGGTGTCGGTCTACCGCCAGTACAAGGAGTACGCGCGGGACTTCGGCGTCTCCCTGAAGGTCGTCGGCAACAAGGTGCAGGGGGAGGACGACCTGGACTTCCTCCGCCAGGAGGTGGGCGACGACCTGCTCGTCACCATGGCGCACTCCAACTGGGTCCGGGCGATGGAGAAGGGCCGCCCGCCCCGCTTCGAACTGCTGGAGACGGACAACCGCTGCGCGCTCCAGACCCTCCAGGACGCGGCGGAGGACTCGTACGCGAACCGCGACTGGGAGCGGTACACCCGGCAGATGGTCCACTTCCACCTCAGGAACGCGGAGAGCTGGGGCAACGCGAAGACGGGCGTCGACCTGGCTTCCCAGGTCGACCCCGCCTTCATCCTCAGCGAAGCCTCAGCCGTCCCCCTGCCCGGCTGAGACCCCGCTGTGCCTCGGTCGCCGCGCCCCGGCCGGCGGTCCCGCGCCGGCCGAGGCCGCGTCGCCCGGCCCGGTCAGTGCTTCGCTTGCGGGCCTGCCGGGGCCACGGAGGGGGTGAGGGTGGCCGGGTCCGTCATGTACGGGGCCCAGCCGCCCTTCGGCGCCTGGCCGACGCCGAGACCGCGCAGCTTCTCGAGGATCACCGGGTCCTGCGTGTCCAGCCAGTCGGCCAGCTGACGGAACGACACGCAGCGCACGTCCCGCTTGACGCAGACCGTCTTGATCGTCTCCTCGACGGCGCGCATGTACGTGCCGCCGTTCCAGGACTCGAAGTGGTTGCCGATGATCAGCGGGGCGCGGTTGCCGTCGTACGCGCGGTCGAAGGCCTTCAGCAGCCCGTCCCGCATCTGGTTGCCCCAGTACGTGTGCTTGGCCGGGTCGCCCTTCGTGGTCCCCGACTGGTTGAACATGAAGTTGTAGTCCATCGACAGCGTCTCGAAGGCGCGCCCCGGCACCGGGACCAGCTGGAGCGGCAGGTCCCACAGGCCCTCGGTCTTCTTCGGCCAGACCTGGTTGCCGACGCCGCTGGAGTCGTAGCGGAAGCCCATCGTCCGCCCGGCCAGCATCATGTTCTTCTGCCCTTCCAGGCAGGGGGTGCGGCCGCCGACCAGTTCCTTGTCGTAGTCGAAGGGCAGCGGCGGCTCGTTCGTGAGCCCCGCGTTGGTCTTCCAGCCCTTCACGAACGCCTTGGCCTGGCTGATCTCGCTCTTCCACTCGTCGACCGACCAGGTGCCGACGCCACCGTCCTTGCCGCAGAAGTGGCCGTTGAAGTGCGTGCCGATCTCGTTGCCGTCGCGCCAGGCGCCCCGGAGCTGCCGCAGGGTGTCGGAGATCCCCTTGGTGTCGTTGAAGCCGATGTCCGAGCTGCCGGAGGCGTGCTGCGGCGGGTCGTACTGCCGGGCCTTCTCCTTGGGGAGGAGATAGACGCCGCTGAGGAAGTACGTCATGGTCGCGTCGTACTTCCGGCCCACCTCGCGGAAGTGGGAGAAGAGGCGCTGGCTGTCCTCGCCCGCCCCGTCCCACGAGAACACCACGAACTGCGGGGGCTTCTGACCGGGCTTCAACCGGAGCTGCTTGGGCAGGCGCGGCTGCGCACCGGTGTACGCGGTGGACCCGTCGCCGATGAGCCGTACGACGTTCTTGGGCGCGGCCGGGGCCTTCTTGGCCCCGTGCGCGCCCTTCTCGGCCGCGGGGCCGTCCCCCGGGGCGCCGGCGCCCGAGCAACCGGCGAGTCCGACGGCGAGCGCCGTGACGACGGCGCCGAAGGTGATTCTCTTTCTGGCGGCCAGCATCCGCCCACCTCTTCCTTCAGGTTTCGCGTACCGAAGTGCCGAGCGCCGCCAACCTCGCATCACGACCAAAAGGAAGATGAAACGACAAGCCGTACAAAATTACTAATCACTAGTTCGAGTGATTGATTACCCCAATTGACTGGAAAGTCCTGCCTGAGTCTTTACTCTGCATTACGATCTGTTTACCTAGATTTGCCTTCGGCTTCCCCACCGCCGCGTCCCCCCACGTTCCGCGACCGCGCCGCCCCGGAGGAGACGGGAATCATGTCTGCTCGCGTACCCACTCGCGCCGACCGCGCGTCCCGATCGACCCGTACCGACCCGTCCGACCCGTCGTCCCCCGGCTCCGAGTCCGGTTCCGAGTCCGGTTCCCGGTCCGGATCCGACTCGGGCTCCGGCTCCGGCGCCCGGCCCCCCTTCCGGTCCCGGTTCCGTTTCCGGATCGCCGGGGCCGACCTGTCCGCCTCCGTCACCGTCTTCCTGATCGCGCTGCCGCTCTCGCTCGGCATCGCGCTCGCCACCGGCGCGCCGCTCCAGGGCGGCCTGGTCGCGGCGGCCGTCGGCGGCCTGGTCGTCGGCCGTCTCGGCGGCGCCCCGCTCCAGGTGAGCGGACCGGCCGCGGGGCTCACGGTCGTGACGGCCGATCTGATCCAGCTGTACGGCTGGCGCACGACCTGCGCCATCACCGTCTGCGCCGGCCTCGCCCAACTCGCCCTCTCGGCGCTGCGGGTGGCCCGCTCCGCCCTCGCCGTCAGCCCGGCGATCGTGCACGGCATGCTCGCCGGCATCGGGGTCACGATCGCCCTGTCCCAGCTCCACATCGTGCTGGGCGGCTCCCCGCAGAGCTCCGCCGTCGCCAACGTCAAGGGGCTGCCGGCCCAGCTGGCGGACCTGCACCCCGGCGCGCTGTCGGTCAGCGCGTTCACGATCGTCGTGCTGCTCGCGTGGCCGCGGATCCCGGGGCGCGGCGGCCGGATCGTACGGAAGGTCCCCGCCACGCTCGCCGCGGTGGCCCTGGCGACCTCGGTGGCCGCCGTCTTCGGGGTGAGCCTCCCCCGGGTCGACCTGCCCTCGTGGCGCAACCACGCCCTCCCGGAGCTGCCCGAGGGGCCGGTGCTCGGGCTGATCGCCGCGGTGCTGACGGTCACGCTGGTCGGCAGCGTCGAGTCGCTGCTCTCCGCGGTCGCCGTGGACAAGCTGGTGGCCGCGCGCAAGGAGCCGGCCGTCCGGATCCCGCGCGCCCGTCTCGACCGCGAGCTGTTCGGTCAGGGGTCGGGCAACGTCCTGTCCGGCGCGCTCGGCGGGCTGCCCATCACGGGCGTCGCCGTCCGCAGCTCGGCCAACGTGGCGGCCGGCGCGGTGAGCCGGAACTCGACGATGCTCCACGGGCTGTGGGTCGCGGTCGCGGCGCTGCTGCTGGTGCCGGTGCTCGACCTCATCCCCCTGGCGGCGCTGGCCGCGCTGGTGATGGTCGTGGGGATCCAGATGGTCAACCTCGTCCATCTGCGCAGCGTGAAGCGGAACCGCGAGATGCTGGTGTACGCGGTGACGCTGGCCGGGGTGGTGTTCACCGGCGTCCTCGAAGGGGTGGCGATCGGGATCGCCGTCGCGGTGGCGGTCGCGATGCACCGGCTGACCAGGACGCGGATCACGGTGGCCGAGCGGAACGGTGTCCACCGCATCCGGGTCCGGGGCCAGTTGACGTTCCTGGCGGTGCCGCGACTCAGCCGGATCCTCCAGGAGGTGCCGCAGCGCGCGGACAGCGTGGTCGAGCTGGACGGGTCCTTCATGGACCACGCGGCGTACGAGGCGTTGCACGACTGGCAGACGGCGCATCTCGCGCAAGGGGGGACGGTGGAGTTCACCGGGCGGGCCGGCGGGAGGATCGCCGAGCCGACGACGGAGCTCCAGTCCTGTTGCCGTCCGTGGACGCCGTGGCGCAACCACCACTGCGGGGAGCACCCTGCGGCGGAGGCGACGCGGGAGGCGGCCGTCGCCGAGGTGTCGGGCGCGAGTCCGTCCTCGGACGTGGCCCCGGCAGACGTGCCCGCGACGGAGCCGACAGCGCCCGGCACGACGGCGGTCAGCGCGATGACGCCCGACACGACGACGGCCGACGCAACGACGGCCGACGCAACGACGGCCGAAGCGACCGCGCCCGGGGCGACGGCCTCCGGCCCGGGCCCGCTCGACAAGACCGCCCCCTCGGTCGCTCCGACCTCGCCCGGGGACCACCCTTCCGAGGACCACCCCTCCGAGAACCACCCCTCCGAGAACCACCTGCCCGAGGGCCACGCCTCCGGGGCCCCCTCCGGGAACCTCTCGGCGCACATCAACGCGCTCAACGCCGGCACGCCCACCCCTGACCTGTCCGCCACCGCTCCCTCCCCCGCCACCCCCCGCGTCACCGAGCCCCACCCCGGGCGGCGGCCCGCGGGCGGCGGGGCGAGCAGTCGTCAACTGGCCAGCGGGATCAGCTCGTTCCAGCGCAACACGGCTCCCCATGTCCGGGAGGAGCTGGCGCGGCTCGCCCGCGAGGGGCAGCGCCCGTCGCAGCTCTTCCTCACCTGCGCGGACTCCCGCCTGGTCACCAGCATGATCACGTCCAGCGGTCCGGGCGACCTCTTCACCGTACGGAACGTCGGGAACCTCGTGCCGCACCCCGGCGCCGACGGCGCGCACGGTACGGGGGACGACTCGGTGGCGGCCGCGATCGAGTACGCCGTGGACGTCCTCCGCGTCCAGTCCATCACCGTCTGCGGGCACTCCGGATGCGGCGCGATGCAGGCCCTGTTGAACACGCCGGACGTCAACGGCGAGCCCCGCACCCCCCTGCGGCGCTGGTTGCGGCACGGGCAGCCGAGCCTGGACCGGATGAAGAGCAAACGTCACTCCTGGGCCAGGATCTCCGGACGGCTGCCGGCCGACGCGGTCGAGCAGCTCTGCCTGACCAACGTCGTCCAGCAGTTGGAGCACCTGCGCGCCCATGACGCGGTCGCGCGCGGACTGGCCGACGGGAGGCTGGAGTTGCACGGCATGTACTTCCACGTCGGCGAGGCGCAGGCGTACCTGCTGGCCGACGGCAGTACGACGGGCAGTTCGGGCGGCGGCGACGAAGAGGTGTTCAACCGCGTGGCTCCCACGGCCCTGGAGGGCTCGCGCGCCTGAACCGTAGGCGCCTCCCGTCCGTGAG includes these proteins:
- a CDS encoding ATP-binding protein, which gives rise to MKIAFVGKGGSGKTTLSSLFIRHLTANEAPVVAVDADINQHLGAALGLTDEEAAALPALGAHLPLIKDYLRGSNPRIASAEAMIKTTPPGEGSRLLRVNEDNPVYDACARPVRLDDGEIRLMATGPFTESDLGVACYHSKVGAVELCLNHLVDGPDEYVVVDMTAGSDSFASGMFTRFDMTFLVAEPTRKGVSVYRQYKEYARDFGVSLKVVGNKVQGEDDLDFLRQEVGDDLLVTMAHSNWVRAMEKGRPPRFELLETDNRCALQTLQDAAEDSYANRDWERYTRQMVHFHLRNAESWGNAKTGVDLASQVDPAFILSEASAVPLPG
- a CDS encoding SulP family inorganic anion transporter gives rise to the protein MSARVPTRADRASRSTRTDPSDPSSPGSESGSESGSRSGSDSGSGSGARPPFRSRFRFRIAGADLSASVTVFLIALPLSLGIALATGAPLQGGLVAAAVGGLVVGRLGGAPLQVSGPAAGLTVVTADLIQLYGWRTTCAITVCAGLAQLALSALRVARSALAVSPAIVHGMLAGIGVTIALSQLHIVLGGSPQSSAVANVKGLPAQLADLHPGALSVSAFTIVVLLAWPRIPGRGGRIVRKVPATLAAVALATSVAAVFGVSLPRVDLPSWRNHALPELPEGPVLGLIAAVLTVTLVGSVESLLSAVAVDKLVAARKEPAVRIPRARLDRELFGQGSGNVLSGALGGLPITGVAVRSSANVAAGAVSRNSTMLHGLWVAVAALLLVPVLDLIPLAALAALVMVVGIQMVNLVHLRSVKRNREMLVYAVTLAGVVFTGVLEGVAIGIAVAVAVAMHRLTRTRITVAERNGVHRIRVRGQLTFLAVPRLSRILQEVPQRADSVVELDGSFMDHAAYEALHDWQTAHLAQGGTVEFTGRAGGRIAEPTTELQSCCRPWTPWRNHHCGEHPAAEATREAAVAEVSGASPSSDVAPADVPATEPTAPGTTAVSAMTPDTTTADATTADATTAEATAPGATASGPGPLDKTAPSVAPTSPGDHPSEDHPSENHPSENHLPEGHASGAPSGNLSAHINALNAGTPTPDLSATAPSPATPRVTEPHPGRRPAGGGASSRQLASGISSFQRNTAPHVREELARLAREGQRPSQLFLTCADSRLVTSMITSSGPGDLFTVRNVGNLVPHPGADGAHGTGDDSVAAAIEYAVDVLRVQSITVCGHSGCGAMQALLNTPDVNGEPRTPLRRWLRHGQPSLDRMKSKRHSWARISGRLPADAVEQLCLTNVVQQLEHLRAHDAVARGLADGRLELHGMYFHVGEAQAYLLADGSTTGSSGGGDEEVFNRVAPTALEGSRA